The proteins below are encoded in one region of Microbispora sp. NBC_01189:
- a CDS encoding class II fumarate hydratase → MDDFRIEHDSMGEVRVPARARWRAQTQRAVENFPVSGRGLEPAHIAALARIKAACAKVNAEYGVIDDDMAQAVGDAATEVAEGRWDDQFPVDVFQTGSGTSSNMNMNEVVATLAQERLGRPVHPNDHVNAAQSSNDVFPSSIHVAAAYAVVHELTPALEHLATALEEKATEFAGVVKSGRTHLMDATPVTLGQEFGGYSTQIELALERLQAALPRLAELPLGGTAVGTGVNVPGPGWAQAVIAELSRTTGLPFTEARDHFEAQGARDGLVELSGMLKVIAVSLNKIANDLRWMGSGPRAGLAEINLPDLQPGSSIMPGKVNPVIPEAVTMVAAQVVGNDAAVTMAGASGAFELNVMLPVMARNVLESIRLLANVSRLLADRCVNGITANVDRLREYAESSPSIVTPLNRYVGYEEAAKIAKQALRERRTIREVVIERGHVASGALTERQLDEALDVLSMTRPT, encoded by the coding sequence ATGGACGATTTCCGCATCGAGCACGACTCCATGGGCGAGGTGCGGGTGCCCGCCCGGGCCAGGTGGCGGGCGCAGACGCAACGGGCGGTGGAGAACTTCCCGGTGTCGGGCCGGGGCCTGGAGCCCGCCCACATCGCGGCGCTCGCCCGGATCAAGGCGGCCTGTGCGAAGGTCAACGCCGAGTACGGCGTGATCGACGACGACATGGCGCAGGCCGTCGGGGACGCGGCCACCGAGGTCGCCGAGGGCCGCTGGGACGACCAGTTCCCCGTGGACGTCTTCCAGACCGGGTCGGGCACCTCCTCCAACATGAACATGAACGAGGTCGTCGCCACGCTCGCGCAGGAGCGGCTGGGCCGTCCCGTCCACCCGAACGACCACGTCAACGCCGCCCAGTCGTCCAACGACGTCTTCCCCTCCTCCATCCACGTCGCGGCGGCGTACGCGGTGGTGCACGAACTCACGCCCGCGCTGGAGCACCTGGCCACGGCGCTGGAGGAGAAGGCGACGGAGTTCGCCGGCGTGGTGAAGTCGGGCCGCACCCACCTCATGGACGCGACGCCGGTCACGCTCGGCCAGGAGTTCGGCGGCTACTCCACCCAGATCGAGCTGGCCCTCGAACGGCTGCAGGCCGCGCTGCCGCGCCTGGCCGAGCTGCCGCTGGGCGGCACGGCGGTGGGCACCGGGGTGAACGTGCCCGGCCCCGGGTGGGCGCAGGCGGTGATCGCCGAGCTGAGCCGGACGACCGGACTGCCGTTCACCGAGGCCAGGGACCACTTCGAGGCGCAGGGCGCGCGGGACGGCCTGGTCGAGCTGTCGGGCATGCTCAAGGTGATCGCCGTCTCGCTCAACAAGATCGCAAATGACCTGCGGTGGATGGGGTCGGGCCCCCGGGCCGGGCTCGCCGAGATCAATCTCCCCGACCTCCAGCCGGGGTCGTCGATCATGCCGGGGAAGGTCAACCCGGTGATCCCCGAGGCCGTCACGATGGTGGCCGCCCAGGTCGTGGGCAACGACGCGGCCGTCACCATGGCCGGGGCCTCGGGCGCGTTCGAGCTGAACGTCATGCTGCCCGTGATGGCGCGCAACGTGCTGGAGTCGATCCGGCTGCTGGCGAACGTCTCCCGGCTGCTCGCCGACCGCTGCGTCAACGGGATCACCGCCAACGTGGACCGCCTCCGTGAGTACGCCGAGTCGTCGCCGTCCATCGTCACCCCGCTCAACCGGTACGTCGGGTACGAGGAGGCCGCGAAGATCGCCAAGCAGGCGCTCAGGGAACGCCGGACGATCCGGGAGGTCGTCATCGAGCGTGGCCACGTGGCGAGCGGCGCGCTGACCGAACGGCAACTCGACGAGGCCCTCGACGTCCTCTCGATGACCCGGCCCACATAG
- a CDS encoding 3-hydroxybutyrate dehydrogenase codes for MSLEGRTALVTGAGSGIGRACARRLAAEGAHVVVADVNAEAAGEAAAEIGGTPVTVDLSDPEFLVAWRGQLPPSPDTRLRADIVVNNAGFQHVAPIEDFPPEIFSAILRVMVEAPFLLARAVLPGMYERGWGRIVNISSVHGLRASPYKAAYVTAKHALEGLSKVIALEGAAHGVTSNCVNPAYVRTPLVENQIADQARTHGIGPDQVVEQIMLAPAAIKRLIEPDEVAEMVAYLCGPSGSFVTGASIPIDGGWSAR; via the coding sequence ATGAGCCTTGAAGGCCGTACGGCCCTGGTCACCGGCGCGGGGAGCGGCATCGGCCGGGCGTGTGCCCGCCGTCTGGCCGCCGAGGGCGCGCACGTCGTCGTCGCGGACGTCAACGCCGAGGCCGCGGGCGAGGCCGCCGCCGAGATCGGCGGGACGCCGGTGACAGTCGATCTGTCGGATCCGGAGTTCCTGGTGGCCTGGCGGGGGCAGCTGCCGCCGTCGCCGGACACCCGCCTGCGGGCCGACATCGTGGTGAACAACGCGGGGTTCCAGCACGTGGCCCCGATCGAGGACTTCCCGCCCGAGATCTTCAGCGCGATCCTGCGGGTGATGGTCGAGGCGCCGTTCCTGCTCGCCCGGGCCGTGCTGCCGGGCATGTACGAGCGCGGCTGGGGCCGCATCGTCAACATCTCCTCCGTCCACGGCCTGCGGGCCTCGCCGTACAAGGCGGCGTACGTGACGGCCAAGCACGCGCTGGAGGGCCTGTCGAAGGTGATCGCCCTCGAAGGGGCGGCCCACGGGGTGACCTCCAACTGCGTCAACCCCGCCTACGTGCGCACGCCGCTGGTGGAGAACCAGATCGCCGACCAGGCGCGTACACACGGGATCGGCCCCGACCAGGTCGTGGAGCAGATCATGCTCGCCCCGGCGGCGATCAAGCGGCTGATCGAGCCGGACGAGGTCGCCGAGATGGTCGCCTATCTGTGCGGGCCGAGTGGGTCGTTCGTCACCGGCGCGTCGATCCCCATCGACGGCGGATGGAGCGCCCGCTGA
- a CDS encoding helix-turn-helix domain-containing protein, with translation MERPLTTPAPAPAEGARAYLDLLAREASALEFEGPVLQARAAGADAATLEELEQAKVAALKVRAMLRRRARREAELSALFDTAGDLAGLRDLDAVLEAIVHRARQLLGTDIAYLTLNDPERGDTYMRVTDGSISADFRRLRLALGAGLGGLVAQTGTPYNTADYFADPRFRHTTTIDGAVHEEGLVAILGVPLRLGARVIGVLFAANRSARPFAQEEVALLCSLAAHAAVAIDTARLLQETRAALAELSGANAVISAHSQAIERAADAHDRMTGLVLRGGGVEDVAAVVTEVLGGRLTVLDDESRPLVGETRELDAGVFDAARSSRALGRTVKRADAYVASVDVGAAPLCTLVLRTDRPVSDTDQRILERAALVTALLLLFRRSVAEAEGRVRGELLDDLVSRPELRGLRDRARRLGVDLGAPHVLVVARHDGQRERAAFWASSQAALAHGLAAARGDEVVLLLPGDRPGPLARRVAAELTASLGRPATAGAAPAAGPVGPVCEQSAVQSGGQRGERSGERSGGPVTSVAAAYAEARRCAGALVALGRTGDGASAEELGFVGLLVGERREVAGFLSGALGPVLDYDARRGTALVTTLNAYFGTGGSLSRTAEALHIHVNTVTQRLDRVGQLLGVDWQEPDHALEIQLALRLHRLRTHMPDV, from the coding sequence ATGGAGCGCCCGCTGACCACCCCGGCCCCGGCGCCCGCGGAGGGCGCCCGCGCGTACCTCGACCTGCTCGCGCGGGAGGCGTCGGCGCTCGAGTTCGAGGGCCCGGTCCTCCAGGCCCGGGCGGCCGGCGCCGACGCGGCCACACTGGAGGAGCTGGAGCAGGCCAAGGTCGCCGCGCTGAAGGTGCGGGCGATGCTGCGCCGGCGGGCCCGGCGGGAGGCCGAGCTGTCGGCGCTGTTCGACACCGCGGGCGACCTGGCCGGGCTGCGCGACCTCGACGCCGTGCTGGAGGCGATCGTCCACCGGGCCAGGCAGCTGCTCGGCACCGACATCGCGTACCTGACGCTGAACGACCCCGAACGCGGCGACACCTACATGCGGGTGACCGACGGGTCCATCTCGGCCGACTTCCGGCGGCTGCGCCTGGCGCTGGGCGCCGGGCTCGGCGGGCTGGTGGCCCAGACGGGCACGCCCTACAACACGGCCGACTACTTCGCCGACCCGCGATTCCGGCACACCACGACCATCGACGGCGCGGTCCACGAGGAGGGCCTGGTCGCGATCCTCGGAGTGCCGCTGCGGCTCGGCGCCCGGGTGATCGGGGTGCTGTTCGCGGCCAACCGCAGCGCCCGGCCGTTCGCGCAGGAGGAGGTCGCGCTGCTGTGCTCGCTGGCGGCGCACGCCGCCGTCGCGATCGACACCGCCCGGCTGCTGCAGGAGACCCGCGCCGCGCTGGCCGAGCTGAGCGGGGCGAACGCGGTGATCAGCGCGCACAGCCAGGCGATCGAGCGGGCCGCCGACGCGCACGACCGGATGACCGGCCTGGTGCTGCGCGGCGGCGGCGTGGAGGACGTCGCCGCGGTGGTCACGGAGGTGCTGGGCGGACGCCTCACCGTGCTGGACGACGAGAGCCGCCCGCTCGTGGGCGAGACCCGCGAGCTCGACGCGGGCGTCTTCGACGCCGCCCGGTCGTCGCGCGCGCTCGGCCGCACGGTCAAGCGCGCCGACGCGTACGTCGCCTCGGTGGACGTGGGGGCGGCGCCGCTCTGCACGCTGGTGCTGCGGACGGACCGGCCGGTGTCCGACACCGACCAGCGCATCCTGGAACGCGCCGCGCTCGTCACCGCGCTGCTGCTGCTGTTCCGCCGCAGCGTGGCCGAGGCCGAGGGGCGGGTGCGCGGGGAGCTGCTCGACGACCTGGTCTCCCGGCCCGAGCTGCGCGGGCTGCGCGACCGGGCGCGGCGGCTCGGCGTCGACCTCGGCGCGCCGCACGTGCTGGTCGTGGCGCGGCACGACGGGCAGCGGGAGCGGGCCGCCTTCTGGGCGTCCTCGCAGGCGGCGCTCGCCCACGGCCTGGCCGCGGCGCGGGGCGACGAGGTGGTGCTGTTGCTGCCCGGCGACCGGCCGGGCCCGCTGGCCCGGCGCGTCGCGGCCGAGCTGACGGCCTCGCTCGGGCGTCCGGCAACGGCCGGGGCCGCCCCCGCGGCCGGCCCGGTCGGCCCGGTTTGCGAGCAGAGTGCCGTCCAGTCCGGCGGGCAGCGTGGCGAGCGGAGTGGCGAGCGGAGTGGCGGGCCGGTGACGTCGGTCGCCGCGGCGTACGCCGAGGCACGGCGCTGCGCCGGCGCGCTCGTGGCGCTGGGCCGTACGGGCGACGGCGCGAGCGCCGAGGAGTTGGGGTTCGTGGGCCTGCTGGTGGGCGAGCGACGCGAGGTGGCGGGCTTCCTCTCCGGGGCGCTCGGGCCGGTGCTCGACTACGACGCGCGGCGGGGCACCGCCCTGGTCACGACGCTGAACGCCTACTTCGGCACCGGCGGCTCGCTGTCGCGCACGGCCGAGGCGCTGCACATCCACGTCAACACGGTCACCCAGCGGCTCGACCGGGTGGGGCAGTTGCTGGGCGTGGACTGGCAGGAGCCCGACCACGCGCTGGAGATCCAGCTCGCCCTGCGGCTACACCGGCTCAGGACCCACATGCCCGACGTGTGA
- a CDS encoding alpha/beta hydrolase, whose product MTPPISSETVTAERIRTDRLTLNVLSVPGSSGEPVLFVHGNVSCSAFWRSTMISLGEGFQPYAVDLRGFGGSDPEPVDASRGVRDYSDDVIALLDHLGPVHLVGWSLGGGVVMQVLRDRPAAVRTLTLVNPVSPYGFGGTTGVDGVLNSPDGVGSGGGGANPEFVRLLREGDRSDGSPLSPRSVLRATYVAPGTDLGEEEDAFVESMLSTRIGDDHYPGDALPSEAWPNLAPGKRGVLNSIAPTNFRIDDLHEIDPKPPILWIRGDQDVIVSDTSLFDLAHLGAIGAVPGWDGTPAQPMVTQTRAVLERYGAYREVVVEGAGHGPHLDRPAEFRAALLAHLRG is encoded by the coding sequence ATGACCCCGCCCATATCCAGCGAGACGGTAACCGCCGAGCGGATCCGCACGGACCGTCTCACGCTCAACGTCCTGTCAGTCCCCGGATCGTCGGGCGAGCCGGTGCTGTTCGTGCACGGCAACGTCTCCTGCAGCGCGTTCTGGCGGTCCACGATGATCTCGCTCGGCGAGGGGTTCCAGCCGTACGCGGTGGACCTGCGGGGGTTCGGCGGCTCCGATCCCGAGCCGGTGGACGCGAGCCGGGGCGTGCGCGACTACTCCGACGACGTGATCGCGCTGCTCGACCACCTCGGGCCCGTGCACCTCGTCGGGTGGAGCCTCGGCGGCGGGGTCGTCATGCAGGTCCTGCGCGACCGGCCGGCGGCGGTCCGAACCCTGACGCTGGTCAACCCCGTCTCGCCGTACGGCTTCGGCGGCACGACGGGCGTGGACGGCGTGCTCAACTCCCCCGACGGCGTGGGCTCCGGCGGCGGCGGGGCCAACCCCGAGTTCGTCCGGCTGCTGCGGGAGGGCGACCGCTCGGACGGCTCCCCGCTCTCGCCCCGGTCGGTGCTGCGCGCCACGTACGTCGCGCCCGGGACCGACCTCGGCGAGGAGGAGGACGCGTTCGTCGAGTCGATGCTGTCCACCCGGATCGGCGACGACCACTACCCCGGCGACGCCCTGCCCTCCGAGGCCTGGCCGAACCTCGCGCCCGGCAAGCGCGGCGTGCTCAACTCGATCGCGCCGACGAACTTCCGGATCGACGACCTGCACGAGATCGACCCCAAGCCGCCGATCCTGTGGATCAGAGGCGACCAGGACGTGATCGTGTCGGACACCTCGCTGTTCGACCTCGCGCATCTCGGCGCGATCGGGGCCGTGCCCGGCTGGGACGGCACGCCCGCCCAGCCGATGGTCACCCAGACGCGGGCCGTCCTGGAGCGCTACGGCGCCTACCGCGAGGTGGTCGTCGAGGGCGCCGGCCACGGCCCGCACCTCGACCGGCCCGCCGAGTTCCGCGCGGCCCTGCTCGCCCACCTGCGGGGCTGA
- a CDS encoding glycosyltransferase family 2 protein, which translates to MGVKVSVVMPVSNPGLSNDDFGAAVRSVLEQSLPPDEYEVVFADDGSTDGTRRRLDAIAGQRGNVRVLHLDHTGSPARGRNVGLSVARGEYVYLLGQYDRLEPHALERMYDRAVETDADVLVGRLADGGPPPAAFARDHDRADVLRDHLLALPTAHKLFSREFLETGALRFADRPLSEQAFVTRAYLAAKVVAVLSGEICCHLGPPAPGTAGEERLDAEALFDGLNAVFDVVDAGTEPGPQRRRIQAHWLRALGLRRLAGPRFLAAEPDERMLLFSFLRRFTLDRFSPELDVHLPAHLRARTALLRQDRLDALLALAEASRGTGISAELRGLRWDRGALLLDLSVEVLRAGGSPMWLRQRDDRLLWTPPPAVEGLLDGLLGDEEADVTEAVRRARVEVCVRHAETGVTHALPVTCSVGQATVGQGAAGRGTRGQGAAGQDARGQGTAGQGAGGRDAGGEGQARVWVNGQARLDVGSAALGRPLPAGLWEIHVRLRSLPGGRARIVRPTHATSCAGALAGEPGRLVVPCWSERGELGVCVEPRSFPESIALVSSRATVARQEGHVFVVVPVPYVPPSGGPPAELVLREQDGRGRSMVVPALVEPGIPGRVAGQLVARVPVSRLGGDDCLGPGLWRPALRIGQKDVDLLFGLTIRRGGQVSVLPAGAPPRAPSPLRRLAVRVLRDRR; encoded by the coding sequence ATGGGTGTGAAGGTCAGCGTGGTTATGCCCGTGTCCAACCCCGGGCTGTCGAACGACGACTTCGGCGCCGCCGTGCGTTCGGTGCTGGAGCAGTCGCTGCCGCCGGACGAGTACGAGGTCGTCTTCGCCGACGACGGGTCGACGGACGGGACCCGCAGGCGGCTCGACGCCATCGCCGGGCAGCGCGGAAACGTGCGGGTCCTGCACCTCGACCACACCGGCTCGCCCGCGCGCGGGCGCAACGTCGGCCTGTCGGTGGCCCGCGGCGAGTACGTCTACCTGCTCGGCCAGTACGACAGGCTGGAGCCGCACGCGCTGGAGCGGATGTACGACAGGGCGGTGGAGACCGACGCCGACGTCCTGGTCGGCAGGCTGGCCGACGGGGGCCCGCCTCCGGCCGCGTTCGCCCGCGACCACGACCGGGCGGACGTGCTGCGCGACCATCTCCTCGCGCTGCCGACCGCGCACAAGCTGTTCAGCCGGGAGTTCCTGGAGACCGGCGCGCTCCGCTTCGCCGACCGGCCGCTGTCGGAGCAGGCCTTCGTGACCCGGGCGTACCTCGCCGCGAAGGTGGTCGCCGTGCTGTCCGGCGAGATCTGCTGCCACCTCGGCCCGCCCGCCCCGGGGACGGCGGGGGAGGAGCGGCTCGACGCCGAGGCGCTCTTCGACGGGCTGAACGCGGTCTTCGACGTGGTGGACGCCGGCACGGAGCCGGGGCCACAGCGCCGGCGGATCCAGGCCCACTGGTTGCGGGCGCTAGGGCTGCGCCGTCTCGCTGGGCCGCGCTTCCTCGCCGCCGAGCCCGACGAGCGGATGCTCCTGTTCTCCTTCCTGCGCCGGTTCACGCTCGACCGGTTCTCCCCGGAGCTCGACGTCCACCTGCCCGCGCACCTGCGCGCCCGTACGGCGCTGCTGCGGCAGGACCGGCTCGACGCGCTGCTCGCCCTCGCCGAGGCGTCGCGCGGCACCGGGATCAGCGCGGAACTGCGCGGGCTCCGGTGGGACCGGGGCGCGCTCCTGCTCGACCTGAGCGTCGAGGTGCTGCGGGCGGGCGGGAGCCCGATGTGGCTGCGGCAGCGCGACGACCGGCTGCTGTGGACGCCGCCTCCGGCCGTGGAGGGGCTGCTCGACGGCCTGCTCGGCGACGAGGAGGCCGACGTGACCGAGGCGGTGCGCCGGGCGCGGGTGGAGGTCTGCGTACGGCATGCGGAGACTGGGGTGACCCACGCACTGCCGGTCACCTGCTCGGTCGGCCAGGCGACAGTGGGTCAGGGCGCGGCGGGCCGGGGCACGCGAGGTCAGGGCGCGGCAGGTCAGGACGCGCGAGGTCAGGGCACGGCAGGTCAGGGCGCGGGAGGCCGGGACGCGGGAGGCGAGGGACAGGCGCGCGTCTGGGTGAACGGCCAGGCGCGTCTCGACGTCGGCTCGGCGGCCCTCGGCCGGCCGCTGCCCGCCGGGCTGTGGGAGATCCACGTGCGCCTGCGGAGCCTGCCGGGGGGCCGGGCCAGGATCGTCCGCCCCACGCATGCGACGAGCTGCGCGGGAGCCCTCGCCGGAGAGCCCGGACGGCTGGTGGTGCCGTGCTGGTCCGAACGCGGCGAGCTGGGCGTGTGCGTGGAGCCGAGGTCGTTCCCCGAGTCGATCGCGCTGGTCTCGTCCCGGGCCACCGTGGCCAGGCAGGAGGGGCACGTCTTCGTCGTCGTGCCCGTGCCGTACGTGCCGCCGAGCGGTGGCCCGCCGGCCGAGCTGGTGCTGCGCGAGCAGGACGGGCGCGGGCGCAGCATGGTCGTGCCCGCGCTGGTCGAGCCGGGGATTCCCGGCCGGGTGGCCGGGCAGCTCGTCGCGCGGGTGCCGGTGAGCCGGCTCGGCGGGGACGACTGCCTCGGCCCCGGCCTCTGGCGGCCCGCCCTGCGGATCGGGCAGAAGGACGTCGACCTGCTGTTCGGGCTGACGATCCGCCGTGGCGGGCAGGTGTCCGTCCTGCCCGCCGGAGCCCCGCCGCGGGCGCCCTCGCCGCTGCGCCGCCTCGCCGTACGGGTGCTGCGCGACCGTCGCTGA
- a CDS encoding lytic transglycosylase domain-containing protein, with amino-acid sequence MKDRPRAPRSRRGGNGQSGPGWLTPKRIAILGASVAVLAGGTFYTVRTAVEHSNAPAKPLEPGDFLALDPAAPDPQGDTLKENAVQALRKDRLEKARDRTKVLDPVEIVEKAPGGGGLPPANFPPGSSPDPGSNKALGKQMAEARGWGGEWGCLEKLWDRESHWNERAANRYSGAYGIPQSLPGSKMASAGADWQTNPATQIKWGLGYIAGRYKTPCGAWAHSQSTGWY; translated from the coding sequence TTGAAGGATCGCCCCCGCGCCCCCCGGTCCCGGCGGGGCGGAAACGGCCAATCCGGGCCTGGCTGGCTGACACCCAAGCGGATCGCGATCCTCGGCGCCTCGGTGGCCGTGCTCGCCGGGGGGACGTTCTACACGGTCCGCACGGCCGTCGAGCATTCGAACGCGCCGGCCAAGCCACTGGAGCCGGGCGACTTCCTGGCCCTCGACCCCGCCGCGCCCGACCCCCAGGGCGACACGCTCAAGGAGAACGCGGTCCAGGCCCTCCGCAAGGACCGGCTGGAGAAGGCCCGCGACCGCACGAAGGTCCTCGACCCGGTCGAGATCGTGGAGAAGGCCCCCGGTGGCGGCGGCCTGCCCCCCGCGAACTTCCCGCCCGGTTCGTCCCCCGACCCCGGCAGTAACAAGGCCCTCGGCAAGCAGATGGCCGAGGCGCGCGGCTGGGGTGGCGAGTGGGGCTGCCTGGAGAAGCTGTGGGACCGGGAGAGCCACTGGAACGAGCGGGCTGCGAACCGCTACAGCGGCGCGTACGGCATCCCCCAGTCGCTCCCCGGCAGCAAGATGGCGAGCGCGGGCGCCGACTGGCAGACCAACCCCGCGACCCAGATCAAGTGGGGCCTCGGCTACATCGCCGGCCGCTACAAGACGCCCTGCGGCGCCTGGGCCCACTCCCAGTCCACCGGCTGGTACTAG
- a CDS encoding response regulator transcription factor translates to MAGILLVEDDPSVRTGLELALTRQGHAVTAYATGEEALDHIRTRRPEIAILDVMLPGIDGVEVCRRIRRLDPLPIILLTARGDDLDVVVGLEAGADDYVVKPVEPRVLDARIRAILRRLESASPDRLVFGDLVIDRGALKVSLAGREIHLTPTELRLLLELVRRPGQVLTRRYLLRAVWDHTHVADSRLVDACVQRIRAKVEPMPADPVYIHTVRGFGYRFSPP, encoded by the coding sequence GTGGCAGGCATTCTCCTGGTCGAAGACGACCCCTCGGTCCGCACCGGGCTCGAGCTCGCGCTCACCCGGCAGGGCCACGCCGTGACCGCGTACGCCACGGGCGAGGAGGCGCTCGACCACATCCGCACCCGGCGTCCCGAGATCGCGATCCTCGACGTCATGCTGCCGGGCATCGACGGCGTGGAGGTGTGCCGCCGCATCCGCAGGCTCGACCCTCTGCCGATCATCCTGCTCACCGCCCGGGGCGACGACCTCGACGTGGTGGTCGGACTGGAGGCCGGCGCGGACGACTACGTGGTCAAGCCGGTCGAGCCGCGCGTCCTGGACGCCCGCATCCGGGCCATCCTGCGCCGGTTGGAGTCGGCCTCGCCCGACCGGCTCGTCTTCGGCGACCTGGTGATCGACCGCGGCGCGCTGAAGGTGAGCCTGGCCGGCCGGGAGATCCACCTCACCCCGACCGAACTGCGCCTGCTGCTCGAACTGGTCCGCCGTCCCGGCCAGGTCCTCACCCGCCGCTATCTCCTGCGCGCCGTCTGGGACCACACGCACGTGGCGGACTCCCGGCTGGTCGACGCCTGCGTGCAGCGCATCCGCGCCAAGGTCGAGCCGATGCCCGCCGATCCCGTCTACATCCACACCGTCCGCGGCTTCGGATACCGCTTCAGCCCGCCATGA
- a CDS encoding HAMP domain-containing sensor histidine kinase: MTWLPSGLRGRLVITFLLVAVTASAVVAGLGYQIVRRGLLDRAERSAVADVRETLSRTTLPIGVSDVVWPSDATVTEDDLGQVVHALEAPERTVIVTYGELLRTSPGFLFTLADVPRGLRERAAGRLAFQRVLLRRRPWLIVATQIQRETGQGVMRPTGLTTYVFVPLSEEDAVLSRLRTALAQAGGITLVLALTLALLSARRVLLPVRRLGAAARALGSGDLHVRLPVRGRDELAELTATFNETAAALEETVGELRTLESMSRRFVADVSHELRTPLTAMTAVTDMLSEDAENLPDDAGEAVRIVVREIGRLRVLVEHLIEISRLDAGAATLHRETVDVGDALTDCLEMRGWADKVKLTVPVGLTFSLDIRRFDVIVANFVGNALNHGAPPVVVTARVRVRPDASRGLEVTVRDHGSGIPEHVLPHVFERFYKAGADRARSVGSGLGLAIARANAELHDGSVTAERREPGILFRLWIPTP; encoded by the coding sequence ATGACCTGGCTGCCCTCGGGGCTTCGGGGCCGACTGGTGATCACCTTCCTGCTGGTGGCGGTCACCGCGTCCGCCGTCGTCGCCGGCCTGGGTTATCAGATCGTCCGCCGCGGCCTGCTGGACCGCGCGGAGCGGAGCGCGGTCGCCGACGTACGCGAGACGCTGTCCAGGACCACCCTGCCGATCGGGGTGAGCGACGTGGTCTGGCCGAGCGACGCCACCGTCACCGAGGACGACCTCGGCCAGGTCGTGCACGCGCTGGAGGCGCCGGAACGCACCGTGATCGTGACGTACGGCGAACTCCTGCGGACCAGCCCCGGCTTCCTGTTCACCCTGGCCGACGTGCCCCGCGGGCTGCGCGAGCGGGCGGCCGGGCGGCTGGCCTTCCAGCGGGTGCTCCTCAGGCGCCGGCCGTGGCTGATCGTGGCCACCCAGATCCAGCGGGAGACCGGTCAGGGGGTGATGCGGCCGACCGGCCTGACGACGTACGTCTTCGTCCCGCTGTCGGAGGAGGACGCCGTCCTCTCCCGCCTGCGGACCGCCCTCGCGCAGGCCGGGGGGATCACCCTGGTGCTGGCGCTGACCCTGGCCCTGTTGTCGGCCCGGCGCGTGCTGCTGCCGGTGCGCCGGCTCGGCGCCGCCGCGCGGGCGCTGGGCTCGGGCGACCTGCACGTCCGGCTGCCCGTACGCGGCAGGGACGAACTGGCGGAGCTGACCGCGACGTTCAACGAGACGGCGGCGGCGCTGGAGGAGACGGTCGGCGAGCTGCGGACGCTGGAGTCGATGTCGCGCCGGTTCGTCGCCGACGTCTCCCACGAGCTGCGCACCCCGCTGACCGCGATGACGGCGGTGACCGACATGCTCTCCGAGGACGCCGAGAACCTGCCGGACGACGCCGGGGAGGCCGTCCGGATCGTCGTCCGCGAGATCGGCCGGCTCCGCGTGCTGGTCGAGCACCTCATCGAGATCAGCAGGCTGGACGCGGGCGCCGCCACGCTCCACCGGGAGACCGTCGACGTGGGCGACGCCCTGACCGACTGCCTGGAGATGCGGGGCTGGGCCGACAAGGTGAAGCTCACCGTGCCCGTCGGCCTCACCTTCTCGCTGGACATCCGGAGGTTCGACGTGATCGTGGCCAACTTCGTCGGCAACGCGCTCAACCACGGCGCGCCGCCCGTCGTGGTCACCGCCCGGGTGCGCGTCCGCCCGGACGCGTCGAGGGGCCTGGAGGTGACGGTGCGCGACCACGGGAGCGGCATCCCCGAGCACGTCCTCCCGCACGTCTTCGAGCGCTTCTACAAGGCGGGCGCCGACCGGGCGCGCAGCGTGGGCAGCGGCCTCGGGCTGGCCATCGCCAGGGCCAACGCCGAGTTGCACGACGGCTCGGTCACGGCCGAGCGACGCGAGCCCGGCATCCTCTTCCGGCTGTGGATCCCCACGCCATGA